From one Tsukamurella tyrosinosolvens genomic stretch:
- a CDS encoding alpha/beta hydrolase, with amino-acid sequence MAVIAHRGRSVRALIVLWFVRIVMKTVFRVFPMSDRTLPILRAAEPYLSRVPQSVRGVRIEKIVLGGVPTERIVPDGDADPHPRAALVYYHGGAFIGCNLDTHRRIAVLLARGLRVPVYNVEYRQYPDGGVGTSVADGFAAYRELLESGDFDRILVAGDSAGGFVCAKVIQYAAEAGIQGPTAFAGFSPFLDISAGLPRSSRHDAMLPLGKIRKLRTVLGRGPEELRGPEDMTTDATARYFPPSILFAASREALELDSLELHAALDRAGVENEVHVYDGQVHAFVVSAGLTPESWAAYKTAVAFLSEHLTEAEESRSEAA; translated from the coding sequence ATGGCCGTCATCGCCCATCGTGGCCGCAGTGTGCGTGCCCTGATCGTGCTGTGGTTCGTCCGGATCGTGATGAAGACGGTTTTCCGCGTCTTCCCGATGAGCGATCGGACCCTGCCGATCCTGCGCGCCGCGGAGCCCTACCTCAGCCGGGTGCCGCAGTCCGTGCGCGGCGTCCGGATCGAGAAGATCGTCCTCGGCGGCGTGCCCACCGAGCGCATCGTCCCCGACGGTGACGCCGACCCGCACCCGCGCGCGGCCCTCGTCTACTACCACGGCGGCGCCTTCATCGGCTGCAACCTCGACACGCACCGCCGCATCGCGGTGCTGCTGGCCCGCGGACTGCGCGTGCCCGTCTACAACGTCGAGTACCGGCAGTACCCCGACGGTGGCGTGGGGACGTCCGTCGCGGACGGCTTCGCCGCGTACCGCGAGCTGCTGGAATCGGGGGACTTCGACCGGATCCTCGTCGCGGGCGACTCCGCCGGCGGATTCGTGTGCGCCAAGGTGATCCAGTACGCCGCCGAGGCGGGTATCCAGGGGCCGACGGCGTTCGCCGGCTTCTCCCCGTTCCTGGACATCAGCGCCGGGCTGCCGCGGTCATCGCGGCACGACGCGATGCTGCCGCTCGGCAAGATCCGCAAGCTGCGCACCGTGCTGGGCCGCGGCCCGGAGGAACTGCGCGGCCCGGAGGACATGACCACCGACGCGACCGCGCGTTACTTCCCGCCGAGCATCCTGTTCGCCGCGAGCCGTGAGGCGCTGGAGCTCGATTCGCTGGAGCTGCACGCCGCGCTCGATCGCGCCGGCGTGGAGAACGAGGTGCACGTCTACGACGGACAGGTTCATGCCTTCGTCGTCAGCGCGGGCCTCACGCCGGAGTCCTGGGCCGCGTACAAGACGGCCGTCGCCTTCCTCTCCGAGCACCTCACCGAGGCCGAGGAGTCGCGCAGCGAGGCCGCCTGA